From a region of the Triticum aestivum cultivar Chinese Spring chromosome 7D, IWGSC CS RefSeq v2.1, whole genome shotgun sequence genome:
- the LOC123167718 gene encoding AT-hook motif nuclear-localized protein 1, which translates to MEAKPGEASSPTATAAAAAPVAAAAAAVVPEATVSFQSPASVPPPTASHAPAPSPVEMVSSSGLFVPPGMMTAMVAAAGRGALSAGPLVKVGKKRGRPRKYGPDGSLIQPLNATPISASAPMSAAVAAGQYTPAAAVGAAMKRGRGRPLDFAAAAAKPYHHQLHQPPQQQFGFHFSSIGDMVACSAGGNFTPHIITVAPGEDVTMKVISFSQQGPRAICILSANGVISNVTLRQPDSSGGTLTYEGRFELLSLSGSFMPTENSGARSRSGGMSVSLASPDGRVVGGGVAGLLVAASPVQIVVGSFLPSYPMEPKQKKARVSAAPPLSQAPPAVQLSSADTHSSEQGQHSSAAPRMNVVTSSAYSADQNWASTVVQSAPAEASRSTSSGDLNLTASGS; encoded by the exons ATGGAGGCCAAGCCAGGGGAAGCGAGCTCTCCGACTGCGACTGCGGCTGCGGCTGCAcctgtagcggcggcggcggcggcggtggtgccggAGGCTACGGTGAGCTTCCAGTCGCCGGCATCTGTGCCGCCTCCGACAGCTTCACATGCACCTGCACCGTCTCCGGTGGAGATGGTTAGCTCGAGTGGCCTGTTTGTGCCGCCGGGTATGatgacggcgatggtggcggccgCAGGGAGAGGGGCTCTGTCCGCGGGGCCGTTGGTCAAggtggggaagaagagggggaggcCGAGGAAGTACGGGCCGGACGGGAGCCTGATCCAGCCGTTGAACGCCACGCCGATCTCCGCGTCGGCTCCGATGTCGGCCGCCGTCGCGGCGGGGCAGTACACGCCTGCGGCCGCGGTTGGGGCCGCCATGAAGCGCGGGAGGGGCCGGCCCCTCGACTTCGCCGCCGCGGCGGCCAAGCCGTACCACCACCAGCTGCACCAGCCGCCGCAGCAGCAGTTCGGTTTCCACTTCAGCTCCATTG GTGACATGGTGGCTTGTTCTGCTGGTGGGAATTTCACTCCTCATATCATCACTGTTGCTCCTGGTGAG GATGTGACGATGAAGGTTATATCATTTTCTCAACAAGGACCGCGGGCTATTTGTATTCTCTCTGCTAACGGTGTGATATCAAATGTTACACTTCGTCAACCGGACTCCTCTGGCGGCACGTTAACTTATGAG GGACGCTTTGAGTTGCTGTCCTTGTCTGGTTCCTTCATGCCAACTGAAAATAGTGGCGCACGAAGTCGGTCAGGTGGAATGAGTGTTTCTCTTGCCAGCCCAGATGGTCGTGTTGTCGGTGGTGGAGTTGCTGGCCTTCTTGTAGCGGCTAGTCCTGTTCAG ATTGTCGTGGGAAGCTTCCTGCCAAGCTATCCGATGGAGCCGAAGCAGAAGAAGGCGAGGGTGAGCGCGGCGCCTCCCCTTAGCCAGGCACCTCCTGCTGTTCAGCTCTCCAGTGCGGATACGCACAGCAGCGAGCAAGGACAGCACAGCTCGGCCGCCCCGAGAATGAACGTCGTAACTTCTTCAGCGTATAGCGCAGACCAGAACTGGGCATCCACCGTTGTTCAGTCAGCTCCTGCTGAGGCATCAAGAAGCACATCGTCGGGCGATCTGAACCTCACTGCCTCTGGATCCTGA